In Chitinophagaceae bacterium, a genomic segment contains:
- a CDS encoding glycosyltransferase family 9 protein: MKILIIRFSSMGDIVLTTPVIRLLRKKFPESEIHFCTKMAFKHLIESNSFIDKIYTLEDSLFLLIGQLRSEDYTYVIDLHKNIRSLIISIFLWKKTMRIRKYALQRYLYIQWKWDFLPKKRISDRFIDVLKTLEVYDDGQGLDYFIDKNYSLDTLPHTHKDGFIAMVIGGNYYTKKLPLDKIIELCKSISYPIILIGGKEEKSTGDLVAKNVGIEKVWNRCGAVSVNESADIIKKSKLVITNDTGMMHIASAFQKDIFVFWGGTSPKLGFEPYYGFANRNKSKNFIVSDLSCQPCSKFGTHNCPKKHFACMNLQNIEAVVKETVLVLEKKCNFTQN, encoded by the coding sequence ATGAAAATTCTTATCATTCGTTTTTCTTCTATGGGAGATATTGTATTGACGACTCCCGTGATTCGTTTGCTTAGAAAAAAGTTTCCCGAGAGTGAAATACATTTTTGTACCAAAATGGCATTTAAACATCTCATAGAATCCAATTCTTTTATAGACAAGATTTATACATTAGAGGACTCTCTTTTCCTGCTCATTGGGCAGCTCCGTTCGGAAGACTATACTTATGTGATTGACTTGCATAAAAATATACGGTCATTGATTATAAGTATTTTTTTATGGAAAAAAACAATGCGTATTCGTAAATATGCGCTTCAAAGGTACCTCTATATCCAATGGAAATGGGACTTTCTGCCCAAGAAAAGAATCTCTGATAGGTTCATTGATGTTCTCAAAACATTGGAAGTATATGATGATGGACAAGGATTAGATTACTTTATAGACAAGAATTATAGTTTGGATACGCTACCACACACTCATAAAGATGGGTTTATAGCAATGGTTATAGGTGGCAATTATTATACTAAAAAACTGCCTCTTGATAAAATAATAGAGTTGTGTAAAAGCATTTCTTATCCCATTATATTAATAGGAGGAAAAGAGGAGAAGTCTACGGGGGACTTGGTAGCGAAGAACGTGGGGATTGAAAAGGTATGGAATAGATGTGGGGCTGTTTCTGTGAATGAAAGTGCTGATATAATTAAGAAAAGTAAGTTGGTTATCACCAATGATACGGGGATGATGCACATAGCATCGGCATTTCAGAAAGATATTTTTGTTTTTTGGGGGGGGACTTCTCCGAAACTGGGCTTTGAGCCTTATTATGGTTTTGCTAATAGAAATAAAAGTAAAAATTTTATAGTTTCAGACCTTTCCTGTCAACCCTGTAGCAAATTCGGAACGCATAACTGCCCGAAAAAACATTTTGCTTGTATGAATCTTCAGAATATAGAAGCAGTAGTGAAAGAAACGGTGTTAGTATTAGAAAAAAAATGTAATTTTACTCAAAATTAA
- a CDS encoding glycosyltransferase, whose translation MQKIQKTLQKYYLQDIIHYCNYFIHPDDSVIEVGCGNGYMIHKIAGKQKTGIDSNISKIETAKKEYPNISFHCMDSENIELKQTFDVIILANLIGNLKDIENTFRGIHKICHPQTRIIITYYNHLWEPFAKFLEFLRLKTPTTYQNWLSLRDIHNLLSLSGFDTYRSSRRMIFPFYIPFVSTLLNTYIAKLPIINSFAINYFSFARPIQTKDKNDLSVSIIIPARNESGNIENAIKRIPNFTPDMEIIFIEGNSTDDTWKKIQEIQKKYNSKTIKIAQQTGKGKANAVWKGFEIATKDILMILDADLTVQPEELPKFYSAIHLGYGEFIFGNRLTYPMEKQAMRFLNKLGNKFFSSAFSWILEQPIKDTLCGTKVIRRTDYYRLVKNKKYFGNFDPFGDFDLIFGAHKLNLKMIEIPIHYKERTYGETNISRFRHGFLLLNMCLFALKKVKFY comes from the coding sequence ATGCAAAAAATACAAAAAACACTCCAAAAATATTACCTCCAAGATATTATACATTACTGCAATTATTTTATCCATCCCGATGACTCTGTCATAGAGGTGGGGTGCGGAAATGGATACATGATACATAAAATTGCAGGAAAGCAAAAAACAGGTATAGATTCCAATATTTCAAAAATAGAAACCGCAAAAAAAGAATATCCTAATATTTCATTCCACTGCATGGATTCAGAAAATATAGAATTAAAACAAACATTTGATGTTATAATACTTGCTAATCTTATTGGAAACCTGAAAGACATTGAAAATACTTTTAGAGGGATACACAAAATATGCCATCCGCAAACCAGAATTATTATTACCTATTATAATCATTTATGGGAGCCGTTTGCAAAATTTTTAGAATTTTTACGATTAAAAACCCCTACGACTTATCAAAACTGGCTCAGCTTAAGAGACATACATAATCTCTTATCCCTTTCAGGATTTGACACATACAGATCTTCGCGAAGAATGATATTTCCATTTTATATCCCTTTTGTTTCTACTCTTTTAAATACATATATTGCCAAATTACCCATCATAAATAGCTTTGCAATAAACTATTTCTCTTTTGCCCGACCTATTCAAACAAAAGATAAAAATGACCTCTCTGTCAGTATCATAATACCTGCTCGAAATGAAAGCGGAAATATCGAAAATGCAATAAAACGGATCCCAAACTTTACTCCCGATATGGAAATTATTTTTATAGAAGGGAACTCTACCGATGATACATGGAAAAAAATACAAGAAATCCAAAAAAAATACAATTCCAAAACTATAAAAATTGCTCAACAAACAGGAAAAGGAAAAGCAAATGCGGTATGGAAAGGATTTGAAATAGCAACAAAAGATATTCTTATGATACTAGATGCCGACCTTACCGTTCAACCCGAAGAACTACCGAAGTTTTACTCTGCCATACATTTAGGCTATGGAGAATTTATCTTTGGCAACCGTCTTACCTATCCTATGGAAAAACAAGCAATGCGTTTTCTCAATAAATTAGGAAATAAATTCTTCTCTTCCGCATTCTCTTGGATATTAGAACAACCCATAAAAGATACTCTCTGCGGAACAAAAGTTATCCGAAGAACAGATTATTACCGATTAGTAAAAAATAAAAAATACTTTGGAAACTTCGACCCTTTTGGTGACTTTGATTTGATTTTTGGGGCACACAAACTCAACCTAAAAATGATAGAAATACCTATCCATTACAAAGAAAGAACATACGGAGAAACCAATATATCTCGTTTCAGACACGGATTTTTACTCTTAAATATGTGTTTATTTGCTCTCAAAAAAGTAAAGTTTTACTGA
- the sufD gene encoding Fe-S cluster assembly protein SufD: protein MIENNIEKEFKKLEKDIAADSSIFLLEKRKKSFDFLKNKKIPHQKDEEYKYTPLSKYIENIFEYTKKNIYPSQKDEYIFPFVDYKKMYVSICNGFFEYSKGFENSGVICMDLESAYKEYTDDFISYFEKNTEKHRDFFADMNTIFFQGGVFLKIPKGLHLKEPIFFHFKTIHKDENMTQTFFRNFIIMEENTTCDIVEIHNSSEHSQHYNNIREEIICKKNSKTTLLKIQMSSNETLQIDNTSIIQEKNSIFTAYTMSFTGKIIRNNMNISLGEENTESNMYGIYYLKGKTLVDNHTTVDHKKPNCVSNELYKGVLNEHSQAVFNGKILVQEGAQKTNAYQKNKNILLSPEAVIHTKPQLEIFANDVKCSHGCTIGQLDEEQLFYLLSRGIDKKNATALLIAAFVNDIISLIPIQLKDTRDFLQEKILQDISIYK from the coding sequence ATGATAGAAAATAATATAGAAAAAGAATTTAAAAAATTAGAAAAAGATATTGCAGCAGACTCAAGTATTTTTTTGTTAGAGAAAAGAAAAAAATCTTTTGACTTCCTAAAAAACAAGAAAATCCCTCATCAAAAAGACGAAGAATATAAATATACTCCTCTTTCTAAATATATAGAGAACATCTTTGAGTATACAAAAAAAAATATATACCCATCGCAAAAAGATGAATATATATTTCCTTTTGTGGATTATAAAAAAATGTATGTATCTATTTGCAATGGTTTTTTTGAATACTCAAAAGGTTTTGAAAATTCAGGAGTTATTTGTATGGATTTAGAATCCGCATACAAAGAATATACAGATGATTTTATATCTTACTTTGAAAAAAATACAGAAAAACACAGAGATTTTTTTGCGGATATGAATACTATATTTTTCCAAGGAGGAGTTTTTCTAAAAATACCAAAAGGATTACATCTCAAAGAACCTATTTTTTTTCATTTCAAAACCATTCATAAAGATGAAAACATGACTCAAACATTTTTTAGAAATTTTATAATAATGGAAGAAAACACCACCTGTGATATAGTAGAAATACATAATTCTTCGGAACACTCTCAGCATTATAATAATATAAGAGAAGAAATTATCTGCAAAAAAAATTCAAAGACCACTCTTCTAAAAATACAAATGAGTAGTAATGAAACCTTACAGATAGATAATACGAGTATAATTCAAGAAAAAAACTCTATTTTTACAGCATATACTATGAGTTTTACCGGTAAAATAATAAGAAATAATATGAACATATCTTTAGGCGAAGAAAATACAGAATCAAATATGTATGGGATATATTATCTCAAAGGAAAAACATTAGTAGACAACCACACAACGGTAGACCATAAAAAGCCAAATTGTGTTTCTAATGAGCTTTATAAAGGTGTTTTAAATGAGCATTCTCAAGCCGTTTTTAATGGAAAAATATTAGTACAAGAAGGAGCACAAAAAACAAATGCCTATCAAAAAAACAAAAATATCTTGCTATCCCCTGAAGCAGTAATCCATACAAAACCACAATTAGAAATATTCGCCAATGATGTGAAATGCTCACATGGATGCACTATCGGACAACTTGATGAAGAACAACTCTTTTATTTGTTATCCCGAGGTATTGATAAAAAAAATGCTACCGCTCTTTTAATAGCAGCTTTTGTAAATGATATTATCTCTCTTATTCCTATACAACTAAAAGATACCAGAGATTTTTTACAAGAAAAAATACTCCAAGATATTTCTATTTACAAATAA
- the glmM gene encoding phosphoglucosamine mutase, protein MSLIKSISGIRGTIGGKVGYALTPVDIVKYVSAYAQWLSSLKNTPVVVIGRDARISGEIISALVASTLRSMGIDIIDIGLSTTPTVEMIVMKEKAGGGIIITASHNPIEWNALKFLNQNGEFISSQDGETILQIAEKESFQYASTHTLGKYTFVEKALEYHIESILSLPMVEKEAITQAKFKIVIDAVNSTGGIAVPMLLEKLGVKEIKKINCTPDGHFSHNPEPLPENISQLISEMKNEKYELGIAVDPDVDRLAFVCGNGEPFGEEYTLVAVADYVLQKTHGNTVSNLSSTRALQDITEKHGGKYFPSAVGEVNVVEKMKECNAVIGGEGNGGIILPQLHYGRDALVGIALFLSYLASSKQNAFIIRRKYPSYYISKNKIEIDNAINIDNILAEIQKKYKQNPQNTIDGLRIEFGKDWVHLRKSNTEPIIRIYAESQSQSIAQNMTHKFVIDINEILSSSYTKL, encoded by the coding sequence ATGTCATTAATAAAATCTATATCAGGAATAAGAGGTACTATTGGAGGGAAAGTAGGATATGCTCTTACTCCCGTAGATATTGTCAAATATGTATCTGCTTACGCACAATGGCTTTCATCTCTCAAAAATACTCCCGTTGTAGTAATAGGAAGAGATGCCCGAATATCGGGAGAAATAATATCTGCTTTGGTAGCATCTACCTTGCGGTCAATGGGAATAGATATTATAGATATAGGACTCTCTACCACTCCCACGGTAGAAATGATAGTCATGAAAGAAAAGGCAGGAGGTGGTATCATTATTACTGCGAGTCATAATCCTATAGAATGGAATGCTCTCAAATTTTTAAATCAGAATGGAGAATTTATTTCATCACAAGATGGGGAAACAATACTCCAAATAGCAGAAAAAGAATCTTTTCAATACGCATCTACTCATACATTAGGAAAATATACTTTTGTAGAAAAAGCATTAGAATATCATATAGAATCTATCCTATCACTTCCTATGGTTGAAAAAGAAGCAATAACACAAGCAAAATTTAAAATAGTAATAGATGCGGTTAATTCTACAGGAGGTATAGCTGTTCCTATGCTCCTAGAAAAATTAGGAGTCAAAGAAATAAAAAAAATAAACTGCACTCCCGATGGACATTTTTCTCATAACCCCGAACCACTCCCTGAAAACATATCTCAACTCATTTCTGAAATGAAAAACGAAAAATATGAATTAGGAATTGCTGTAGATCCCGATGTAGACCGACTTGCTTTTGTCTGTGGCAATGGAGAACCTTTTGGGGAAGAATATACCCTCGTAGCAGTAGCGGATTATGTACTTCAAAAAACACATGGAAACACCGTATCAAATCTTTCCTCTACCCGTGCATTACAAGACATTACCGAAAAGCACGGTGGAAAGTATTTTCCCTCCGCAGTGGGAGAAGTTAATGTGGTAGAAAAAATGAAAGAATGTAATGCTGTCATCGGTGGAGAAGGAAACGGAGGTATTATACTACCTCAACTCCATTATGGAAGAGATGCTCTGGTTGGAATAGCTCTATTCCTTTCCTATCTCGCCTCTTCCAAACAAAATGCTTTCATAATAAGAAGGAAATACCCTTCTTATTACATTTCTAAAAATAAAATAGAAATAGACAATGCTATAAACATAGATAACATTTTGGCAGAGATACAAAAAAAATATAAACAAAATCCTCAAAACACAATAGATGGTCTCCGAATAGAGTTTGGAAAAGATTGGGTACATCTCAGAAAATCAAATACCGAACCTATCATACGAATCTATGCAGAATCCCAATCCCAATCCATAGCACAAAATATGACCCATAAGTTTGTAATAGATATAAACGAGATACTGAGCTCATCTTATACGAAACTCTAA
- a CDS encoding glycosyltransferase N-terminal domain-containing protein gives MLGMIVYRIGIMVLFSIGRCTSLFHKKKKIFFAGQKNIFTILKNIRIDNRKVVWFHAASLGEFEQGRSVIEKLKKEQKHIFILLTFFSPSGYEVRKNYKYADCVTYLPIDTHRNVKKFYDLVNPDVIVFIKYEFWLGYIVEANVRNKTIILISALFRKEQIFFRWYGGLFRKALRSFSHIFVQNKQSNDLLASIGIPSEISGDTRFDTVWEIKKQKKEYPIIERFKILPIFIAGSVWESDMFLLYPVIERFQGILQFIIVPHEINTKFIESIENNLPSISTTRYSIFEDMYSKKTDVLIIDNVGMLSSLYAFADFAYIGGAFHKGLHNILEAAVFGIPIFFGKNNSLFKFHEAIQLIKKKSAFATQNPKQLSDSLLFLLQYNGERETICKTVLQYVKDNLGASNMIYRYIIASTF, from the coding sequence ATGCTCGGAATGATAGTATATAGAATAGGAATTATGGTTCTTTTTAGTATAGGAAGATGTACTTCACTGTTTCATAAAAAAAAAAAAATCTTTTTTGCAGGTCAAAAAAATATCTTTACAATACTCAAAAATATACGTATAGATAATAGAAAAGTAGTATGGTTTCATGCGGCTTCTTTGGGAGAATTTGAGCAGGGACGCTCTGTTATTGAAAAACTAAAAAAAGAGCAAAAACATATTTTTATACTCCTTACTTTTTTCTCTCCGTCAGGTTATGAGGTCAGAAAAAATTATAAATACGCAGATTGTGTTACTTATTTACCCATAGATACCCATAGAAATGTAAAAAAATTTTACGATTTGGTAAACCCCGATGTAATTGTCTTCATAAAATACGAATTTTGGCTTGGGTATATTGTAGAAGCCAACGTAAGGAATAAAACTATTATCCTCATATCCGCTCTTTTTAGAAAAGAGCAGATATTTTTTCGGTGGTACGGCGGTCTCTTTAGAAAAGCACTCCGTTCTTTTTCTCACATATTCGTTCAAAATAAACAAAGTAATGATCTACTTGCTTCTATCGGTATCCCATCAGAAATATCGGGTGATACAAGATTTGATACTGTATGGGAAATAAAAAAACAAAAAAAAGAATACCCTATAATAGAAAGATTTAAAATCCTTCCCATATTTATCGCAGGGAGTGTTTGGGAAAGTGATATGTTCTTGCTCTATCCCGTAATAGAAAGGTTTCAAGGAATACTTCAATTTATTATCGTTCCCCATGAAATAAATACGAAATTTATAGAAAGTATAGAAAATAACCTCCCTTCTATTTCCACAACTCGTTACTCCATTTTTGAAGATATGTATTCTAAAAAAACCGATGTGTTAATTATAGATAATGTAGGAATGCTCTCATCACTCTATGCTTTTGCTGATTTTGCATACATAGGCGGGGCTTTTCATAAAGGATTACATAATATATTAGAAGCAGCTGTCTTTGGTATCCCTATTTTTTTTGGCAAAAATAATTCTCTTTTCAAATTCCATGAAGCGATACAATTAATAAAAAAAAAATCTGCCTTTGCTACCCAAAACCCAAAACAACTCAGTGATTCACTTTTATTTCTTCTCCAATATAATGGAGAAAGAGAAACTATATGCAAAACAGTCCTCCAATACGTAAAAGATAACTTAGGAGCATCGAATATGATTTATAGATATATTATCGCTTCTACTTTTTAA